In Diceros bicornis minor isolate mBicDic1 chromosome 38, mDicBic1.mat.cur, whole genome shotgun sequence, the sequence aacacaTTCATTGACTACTTACTATGAGTAAGGCACTTTACTCTGTGGTttggaaaatggaaagaagaCGAGATGTTATCTTCCAACAGAAATATGTCCTCGCTCACAATTTCACATCAAGCATTGTAATTCTAGTGGTTAATGGCCACATATCCTGAATCATGTTAAGTCCTGCGTAGAAGGGATTTCTTTTTCAGTCAGTGTCAGTTTTATAACAGTTCATTTTTCTTTGCCATATATAAATGGTATCCTTAAGTTAATCAGACTgtcattatttgttttcttaaggagcatttatatataaaaatgagtAGCAACCACACATTGTTCAAAACATTTTTGGTGTGTTATGGCATTGTGTTTAGTATTCAGGTAACAGTAAGCTTTAATCAGTTAAgcatttcatatttaaaattcttaaatcaGACTTTTCTCTAATTTAAATGGAACTTTTTCCATGATTACAAAACAAGTTTTTTTCACTATCACAAAACTGATGACATTGGCTTAAACCatccataaaataatttcaaaaatgatAACAAAGGGTAGTTTGAGTTAaactatttaaatctttttttttaattttgtctgcttaatttggatattttcttttttttagcttGTGGTCTGGGTTGATCCTCTGGATGGTACCAAGGAATATACTGAAGGCTAGTATCTCTTTGGTATTTGTATTTGATAGCAGTAGGACTAGTATATGATGTTTAGttgtaaacattttatatttcatatgTTGTAGGAAAAGCTGGTATCATATTTTATGTCTATGCCCTAAAGCTGTATTTGTGCTCACCCTAGCTAACTTACTATAAATCAGTGATTgtcaagacagagagggagaaaattcATCCCCTTCAATTAGGACTCCCCTCCCCCGACTCTACCAGCTCCACAATTCTCATATCCCCCAGATGAGAATAACGAACACTAAACCAGTATTGCCAAAGGGACTATACTGAACCCCTAGCCTTATTGGggtagaaaaacaatgaaaagcaCGGCTGTCTGTCTGCCCTTGCTCTGCCGCCACCACCATCACATGCCCATCCCACTCActctctcctcatctgtgaacccCTTCTCACTTCACAGCCTCGCCTTTAAAGATGGATTTGGAAACATAGTACAATATTTCTCCTTTCCGAAATTCTCTAAGatgagaaaaattagaaagcagcaaattaaaataaaattggcaaCATTAAAGTAAAAAAGACCAGGCTTAGAGCCAGAGTTTTAGGTTTTAGGAGCATAGTGTAGtcttagagttttatttttgaaataaagatcTGCATAGGTTTTCTTCTATTGGTTCTCAGCTTCatggcttaaaaaaaagaaaatttctcatGATTACTAGAAAAACCCTTTCTCCGTCCTTGGGTGAGACATATCTATAATGAGAGAGTCacgcagtgtgtgtgtgtgcgtgtgtatgtatgtgtgtgcactgaAAACATCTCTGTAATCCATTGAGAAATAGGGAAGCTCTAGACAGCTTTAGTTTGTGTAAGTGCACCTAGACAGCTTGTTTAGATCTCGACCCCCACCTCCAGACATTTTGATTCACTGGCTTTGAAAGAGCCAGAGAATCTGTGTTGTAAAAATTACACAAGTTAATTCTAATCTTGCTTGATAGTCCatggactccactttgagaaacCTTACTTCAGAGGTATGAAATGCAAGTCTGGAGAGTAATCATGGAATAGAGAGTGATCCCACAGGTGAGAGTGAGTCGGATGGTGGCAGAGGGGGCACAGGAATTTAATGATAGTGGCTGTGGAGTTATGGCTGGTTTGGTTAATTGGTTTACAAATTGCACTAATGAGACCATGTGTATCAATTCAATTAAGTGGTCATAGACCCTTCTTCTGTCTCTAGCCAGCTCACTCTTTTAATTTGTGCATTTTTCCAGAAGTAAGATTGGTCATGGATGAATCATTGCAAATTCTTTACCTTTACTGCAAAAATAACTTGGAGCAATTCATGTGCTGATGATGAGTCATAACATGAGAAAGTTACGTAATTGatattcatttcttctttatagGTCTTCTTGACAATGTAACAGTTCTCATTGGAATTGCTTATGAAGGAAAAGCCATTGCAGGAGTTATTAACCAGCCATATTACAACTACCAGGTATTACTATAAatgatacaaaaatattttattaaataaataattatagtgTTATGTGATTCCTGATGTTATCTAATCCAGTGGTTTCTAGCTTGGTTGCATGTGCAATCATCTGGGAAGCTATAcaaaatacagattcccaggtcataccccagacctattgaatcagaaccTCTGAGGGTGTTGATACCAGGAATGtatagtatgtatgtgtgtgtacagagaCACCctctatattacatatatatttttatgtacgCCTTATGATTCAAATGCAAAAGATGGGAATTACTGATATGGTTCTTGATTAGCTTGGTCATTGAGACACCTGATTTACAGGTGGTTCTTGAAGCACATTGAAGAAATGAACCATTTCAACCAAGAAAAGATGCTAACCATGTTGTTTTCCAGGTAATACTACGTAGTGCCTAAACTATAGTCAGCGTTGATAGCAGAACTCAATATACTCTTACGCTCTTCTCTCTTGCTTTGTCTCTCTATTCTGCTTTGACTTTCTATTATGATCCCAGGAAATTGTCTTCCTTAGAAGCAAGAGACTAATGTAATTCCAAAGCAGGAATATACCATTAAATCACATTAAATGTTAAAGGAAATTGTTGATATAAAATACTTAAGGTATTTACATTAGTGTGACCTTGATAGAACTTTGGAGAAACAAAGTAACCAGAGTGGGGACTATTACTTTGGAATTTCCAATTTGAGTTAAGAGCAGAATTACTCTCTACTTTTAAGATAAATCTGTTTATTTCTGCCATTTGTATGATTATAACTTTATAATCATGTGCTTCTTAACATTATTTAGCAAAAATCGTTATGCATTATTGGGAAAGTCATATTGAATTGCTTAAGTGTccattaattcttttaatatgacTTTAATTTTGTATAGTATTATATGCAGACGTAAGTTTGTGGTTATTACGTAAACTTTAAAGTAAGTTAATACTATTACGTACAAGAGGGGCATTTAATTCAGAGATAACATTGTAATGCATGGCACCCTTCATCAAAAAAAGATAGGAGTTGTTAATTTCCATCACTTCTTTCTGAGATTAGAAAATTGTATTCATTTTCCACAGAACAATGAAAAGCAGAAGTTAAGGGAACACAGGAATGAAGCAAAGGTGAGAAAAATAGCTAGGGTTTTGGCTGCACTATGAGGTAGAAAAGAGGGGGGCAGCCAGTGGTACCCCAGGTAGATGTTGTCCATCCCACGTGCCAGTTCACTGTCTCCTGTCCTGCTTTTCCCCTTTGTTACCTCATTCACCACGTTCCCTCTGTAccctctttttcctctctcttccttctctcactTATGCCTTAAAATTTGTTGCAACAACTAGAAAAGTTGATCAATTCTGTTGGTAGTATTCAAGGCtgaatattcaattttaaatCATCATTATAATAATAGCCAAAATTTATCAAGAGCTTACTGTGTAGTGCCAGACTCAAGGggtttacatgcattatctcatttaatactcaccaTAATCCTTTAAGGGAACCTTTATCCCTGTTCTAAagaagaggaaaccgaggcaaGTAACTCGCCCTAGGTCAGCCAGTTGATCAATGGCagatctgggattcaaaccctggtCCAAGCTCTGACCCGTTACTCTATGTTGCTCTCTTGAGCCAGGTAAAAGACATTTAACAATTCAAACTTTATTATTGATTCTAGCAGATGTGGAAGCTGGTAGGCTGTTAAAGGAAACAGCATGGCTTAGTGCAGAGACCCAGTCTGTCTTCATGTCAGAACTAGCTTCTTAACCGTCATGAATCTCAGTTAACTCATCAGTAAGGTGAAAATGTTAGCCTTTATTACCCCCAGAAAGTTGGTGTGGAGCcattgaaggagagagacagtgagcgAGACTGAGAGATCAGGAGTGCAGAGGAAGGCTAGCTGGCTGCCTCTTGGGAGTGCGTGTACCTCCCCAGGGTGCCAGATTCCTTGGTCCCATCCTCTCGGCCTACAGAATCATTTACAGAGGAATGTGACATTAGGGACCAGAATACTCGTGTCCACTATTTAGtatgctttcctttctttttcagaatAACTAGAGAGCTGAATTAATAAATAGGTTTCTTGAGAGCATGAAATTAGTCTCAGCAATCAAGCTGAGCTTAATGAGCACCCAGAGCCACCACAGAAGCCATCCTTCTGTCTCAGATTCCAGCCTCTCCTGTAGCACAGACTTGAGAGGGAACAGAGGAAGCACAGAAACATATATTGAACACCTGGTGCTTGTTCTTTGGTTCCTTTGTTGCCTCATTTGCAGGAGTGCTATCAGCAGACAGCCTTCAGCTGTCAGCCTCTTCGGGGATTCCTCACCTGTGAAGAGCTGCCTCACCCAGGGACACATCCTTTCCCAAGGCAGTCCATATCCAATTACCGATTATTGCAGGGATATAAAGGCCTGATAGTTTATCCCAATCTGGTACAACCCTGAAGGGCCATTCTCCATAGGGTCAGCTGAAGCTGTTGTTGGGTCTGTATCACAACtcggtttctctctctgcccagtcacgctgccttccctcccttccaTGGGTGTTGATCCCAAGGGCACTCCTTAATAAACATCCTACctatctcagagtctgcttcccatGGAACGCATCCTGCAACATCAGCATATTCCACTGTAACAGCACCCAGGGTACTGCTACAGGACAAATAAGATGACGTTTTTGAAAGCATGTTGACAAGTAAACTTAGACAGGATagtttagaaatgaagaatattgGCTTTGAAAACAGATTAGCCTGAGCTTGGTTATGATCTTCCAAGAGTCCGTGGTCAAGTTACTTAATGATTCCaaatctcatttttctcatctgtaaaataagggtgataatacctacttcatggggttgttttggggattaaatgagataatgcatgtgaagcACTTAGTATGGTGGCTGGTACGTACTTAGTATTCAGTAAAATATATGTCTGTATGTCTACAACATATGTCTACTATATTAATATAATGGTATTTTGATGATTTGGTGTTAATCATTTTATGCATCAGTTTTACGGTCCATGAAATACAGGTTATGTTTTTCTATATGAAGTGTATAGTTATAACAATGTGGTTGAAAATTCTTTGAGCTCTGCACAGGAAAGTACAGATTCTAAGATTGCATCATCATTGTCATTTTACCACTACAATTGTCAGTGAAATCTTTGACCCTGACCCCATTATCCATGGCTACTCTTCAGTAGCGGCCTATTCAGCTGCGTGCTCTGTCTCTGTAGCAGCAGAGTACATTATCACCATTACCTATTCCTGGAGTAACATGATCCTTTTCATTCCTTAGATAATGAAAGGTAGTAATCAATACATGGTGTTTCATTTCCTGGGGACTTCAGTCCCTTTTGCAAACGGCTATTTTCAAATACAATAATGAGATAATGGGATGATTCAGAGAGGAACAGGAATCAGTATATGATGTTCCCTTTGCTGAGAACTCCAGGACATAACCAAAAGTTCCCTTCAGTACCTTTGAAACCCAGTTATTAACCCAAACAACAACAAGAGTAATCAGTTGATTCTCTTGGGAAAACTTCTTTGTCGATGATATTGTTTTTGTACTTTATACCAttatcatgtttttgtttttaaaaagtcatgttgCTAACGTGACTAAATATTCTATTTATGGCTAACGTTTTTCTCCAAATGATTACAAGCTCTGCTGTTGTTTCACTCATTTACATAGGCAGGACCAGATGCTGTGTTGGGGAGGACAATCTGGGGAGTTTTAGGTTTAGGTGCCTTTGGCTTTCAGCTGAAAGAAGTGCCTGCTGGGAAACACATTATCACAACTACCCGATCCCATAACAGCAAATTGGTTACTGACTGTATTACTGCTATGAACCCTGATGATGTGCTGCGAGTGGGAGGAGCAGGAAATAAGGTATGAAAAACTGCTGTCATCTGCTCTGAAATTCAGTTGAATCATGGAAAGAAAtactgagcttttaaaaaatgtgaaataagagTTTGAGAGAAGCAACTAAAGATTGTAATTTGCTGTTAAAAGCACATTTcagcaacatatgaattttacaaaaatgttaagatTTGAGTCTTTTTAATCTGAGAGAGTTCAGTGGTAATAAATCATAAGGATAAGACCCGGTGCCTCTTGCCAGCCCTTGTTTTCTCAAGGACTCTCTAGGATTACTCCCTAGACCTTTCTTCTACAGACTCTAAGGATGGGCCTGGCTGCCCCTTCCTGGAATCTTCCCCCTTCTTTCATCTAGGCTCCCCTCTTCTTGAGAAAATTGTGAAATGGAACACAATTTGATCTACATCCTTAGCCCTGATCTCTTCTCCTCTCATTACCCGCTGAATATGATCAGGATGACGTGCTTCAGGTATCTCAAATTCAACATGCCCAATATGAGCTCGTCCTCTACTACCTGCCCCCAGATGTGTTCCTCTCCCTATTTCCTGTCTGGTTAATGGCACCACCATTTTCCTAATTGTTCCAACTAGACACCTGAAAGTCATCCTAAACTCCTTCCTTCCTTACATCCTATCAATCTGGTCCTACCTATAGATCTTAATTCTTCCCTAACATCTCCTCTTGTCCATCTCAACTGCCAGTGCCCTAGTTGAAACCTATCATCATCCTTTACCCAGACTTTACAGTAGTTTCCAAAGTGGTCTCCCTGTTCAGCCCCAGTTTTCACAGTGCCACTTAGAgcaattaaaaatgcaaaacacggggccagtcccgtggcgtagtggttaaattcagcacactccacttctgcggcctgggtttgcgggtttggatcctgggctcggacctacgccactcatcagccatgctgtggcagtgacccacatacaaaatagaggaagattggcaatagatattagctcagtgacaatcttcctcaagcaaaaagagaaagattggcaacagatgttagctcagggccagtgttcttcatattcacacacacaaaaatgcaaaacTTACCATATGTCATTCCCCTGCCCCAAATCCTTGGATGACTCCCCTTCACAACAATTTAAAATCCAAGCTTATGAGAATGGAATGTAAATTCCTCTATATCCTGACCCCTGAATGCCCCCAAGCCTTATCTCCTACCATCCCTCACTCACCCTTAGGGTCTACTGATACTGAACTGCATGTACTTCCTGATACATGTGTGTTTCACACTTGTGTCCCTGGCGTGGGGAAgacaaatgataaatatttattgaactgaaTGGAATTCATTTCTCTTCACCTACCCTTTAGAAGCAATAATCAACTATTTTTAGATTTTCTAAAAACGTTTACTGACAAGAGGATGAAAAATCAGAGtttaaaaataacagtattttggtgcaactatgacatacaactatctactggggctttgggggaaaaataaataaataaaattatttaaaaaaattaaaaaaataaaaataaataaaaataacagtatttTGAAAAACGTCTAAAacttttcaaagtaaaaatatttttgtggtaTTCACTGAAATATGATTTCTCTTTGCACCTACTTTTATAACCACAAAACCCCATTACCTCTTTTATTCCCGAAGAGCACCATTCTCCTTAGGAACAAAATCCCCATCCTGTACCTCCCCCACCTTTTCTCCTGTGAAAAGACCTTGTTGGGCAGTTATTAACTTTTTTACATCAAGGACCTCTTTGAGAATCTAATGAAGGctacagcccctctcccctcaaaAAATATACCTAGCATAGTTCTTGGCACATAATAAGACTTGacacatatttgttaaatgaaagaaaaaccttttactTAAAAGCCAGCAGCAAGGTTTAATCGTTTGAAGGTGTTCTTGAATAGTGCTGAAAGGAATAATTGGTTACATTGTATTCACtgagattttcttcattttcctagTCTGGTCTCTTCTGAATATTTGAACTCTTGAGTTTCACAGTACTAATTATTTTACAGAATAACTAAAAGAAAAGTTGGACTGATGAAAACTTGGTAGCAAGTTACTGTTTTGAGTGATGGAGTTTCTATCGTGACCTCAAGTATTATAGGAATTATTAAGATgactatttaaaaattcatattttcgggtcagcccctgtggcctagtggttaagttcagtgcactctgcttcagcagcctgggttcagttccctggcatggacctacactgctggtcggtggccatgctgtggtggcagcccacatacaaaatagaggaagattggcacagatgttagctcagggcgaatcttcctcaagcaaaaagaggaggattggcgatggatattagctcagggcaaatctttctcagccaaaaaaagaaaaattcatattttggtAGTGGAAACAGCAATAGATATGATTCCAAAGACTTGTGAAACTACTTGTTAGACTGGTAAGCATCATACATCTGTTAGGACTTATCACAATTTATACATTATTGCACTAGTTGATATTTCTCTATCCTTTATATAATAACAGTCAATTTTTTACATGGTGAAAAAACTTCagtttttcttcaataaatatatattgcctttacagaaagaaagaaaaacaacataaaaaaagaaaactttattttgtCTAACTTGGAGTGTGGAGACTGTTCAAATATCTTCCTTATAGCTGATTTGAccacttttttttctctcaaatcacTATATTATGCATGTATCCTAGATAGTTCTTCACGTACTCATGTCATTTAAACCTGCTAAAGGCTTTAACCTAAGCTGAGTCTGACAGAGGAATTGAAATATACTTAATAGAAACAAGCAGTTTCTCTTGTTTGTACCTCAGTCATGTCATGGTCGAGGGATAATTATTGTCTTTACCGTTACAGATTATTCAGCTTGTTGAAGGCAAAGCCTCTGCGTATGTATTTGCAAGTCCTGGATGTAAGAAGTGGGATACTTGTGCTCCCGAAGTTATTCTACATGCTGTGGGAGGTTGGTCCCTTATATTTTGGGGAATTACAGTTTTTATATTATGCTAAGACATAATATTTCAATAGTATTACTTTTCCTAGACTCTTagaatataaaaattagaaagttaGAGATTATCAACCCTGCATTTCATAGGTGAGAAAGTAGATTTTCAgcaaattcatttttctttatagtttctctgTTGGACCTTGATCTGCATACAGTTACTTTAATTAAACCCTTACTAATTTATGGCTTTAATGCTTTTAGGGTTTTTTccttgaaaagtaaaatattcattatcattatcatcacgtCACTTAGTTTCTTTTAATCCGTATGGGTAAATATCTCAGTACTGGTGCTAAAAATCATAGAGTTAGAGTTTTTTAAATCTGACTGaaaatgtattacaaatatatacatagtaAGATGATTTTACGATTTCAAATAGATATCAGGTCACATCTGCTCTTAACTACTTGATTTTTATTCTGTCATTTCTCCTGGTATATTATTGTATCAATATCTCATTAGCATATTACATGACAAGCAAGTTAAATTCATCACAATCTATTCTCTTTAGAGTGTTAAATGTAACTGTATTATACAGTTTCATTTTATGAACATACTTCACTTAAATTCTTACCAAATAAAGCCTTAATATTAAATGGCAGAATGaagaaaacagttttgaaaatggAAGTAGTGATGATGGAGTATAACCAATAGGGAAAGTAATCaactcaggaaaagagaaattaattGATCCTGAGAAATATAAATTGAAAATGCTAAATGAAATTATTGtaatcaaggagaaaaataatgttttatcctTCAGTTAGTCAAAATTGCTCTATAGTCTTAAATTTCAAGTGAATTAACACTTAACCTTTATGGTCACTCATTATCTTTCTTACTTTATTCAAAATTTATTGGATATTATTATATAGGGAAGCAAGAGGGTGCTTAAAAATAACTAGAAACATAATGATCCAATCAGCCATTAACGTTGTATTGATGTTTTTTTCTATAGGCAAGTTGACCGACATCCATGGAAATGCCCTTCAGTACAACAAGGAAGTGAAACATATGAACTCCGCAGGCGTCCTGGCCACACTGAGGAATTACGACTACTATGCAAGTCGAGTTCCCGAATCTGTTAAAAATGCACTTGTTCCTTAAAGGGAAATCTTATTTACTTAGCTAGGAGAAGGACTTTGTTCCAAAATAATACGTTTTAAAACTAATTGGATGGAATTACAGCTCCAACTTTACTTTATTCATTGTCAATCAGTGATTTATATTTAGTGACTTAAGGgtagaaaatagaaattaaaaatttcttgaTTAATTAATCAACCAGATCAATTTTGACATCTGGAGAATTTGTAAAGCCAGTATGTCACATTTCTTTGCCTCcttttatttggagaaatgaaagaaaagtttaGTTCCAACTGACTGTCCTGTCAGTTGTTTAATCAACATTCCTATTGTGTAAACTAGAGTTCTTGAGGGCACAGAACCACAAATGTTCATTGTTGCCTACATCtcattcttgttttaaaaattttaaaagttttcccaCTCTAATTATGAATACACGAAAATGTCATTATGTATGTTGATGAAACATTTATGGGAAAAGtttctttataataaattatttcagtCTACCTCTTTATGTTATTCACCAGCTGTTTTTACTTTTAAGTATTTGAAAATTATATGTTCTCTACTGTGGGCGTTACTTTATTCTTACGGAGTCATCATAATGCCTAACTGTGGAAAGTTAGGTAATTAATTGCCTTTATTCCTTCCAAAGGGAGATTATAATATATGCTCTCAAAATTATTCTGACATTCTgcctagatttttattttttaggtctCTG encodes:
- the BPNT1 gene encoding 3'(2'),5'-bisphosphate nucleotidase 1 encodes the protein MASSHTVLMRLVASAYSIAQKAGTIVRRVIAEGDLGIVEKTSATDLQTKADRLVQMSICSSLARKFPKLTIIGEEDLPSEEVDQELIEDGQWEEILQQPCPSQYRSIKEEDLVVWVDPLDGTKEYTEGLLDNVTVLIGIAYEGKAIAGVINQPYYNYQAGPDAVLGRTIWGVLGLGAFGFQLKEVPAGKHIITTTRSHNSKLVTDCITAMNPDDVLRVGGAGNKIIQLVEGKASAYVFASPGCKKWDTCAPEVILHAVGGKLTDIHGNALQYNKEVKHMNSAGVLATLRNYDYYASRVPESVKNALVP